A portion of the Brevundimonas pondensis genome contains these proteins:
- a CDS encoding UdgX family uracil-DNA binding protein (This protein belongs to the uracil DNA glycosylase superfamily, members of which act in excision repair of DNA. However, it belongs more specifically to UdgX branch, whose founding member was found to bind uracil in DNA (where it does not belong), without cleaving it, appears to promote DNA repair by a pathway involving RecA, rather than base excision.), which translates to MRTISLANETDFSGWKAAARRLRLAGVEPASARFVTAGSVQGGLFDADEGPGAVAVDDAFVVPRTFMETAGDLILHRAPDRFDLMYRLLWRLRDEPDLMRVVSDPDVAAAAERVKNVRRASHKMKAFVRFRETRDAQGDLWVAWFEPAHRVLEKTAPFFARRYSTMRWSILTPDGTAHWDGEGLAFGPPGRQEEAPQDDEVEDFWRTYYASTFNPARLRTRMMQSEMPKQYWKNLPEASLIPELVASAASRTEVMVSEPSSLPNEKFQRLRPPTVDRTSTDELVALEPADLERGVQNCRRCPLWRDATQGVCGQGPREARLMIVGEQPGDHEDLAGQPFVGPAGQVLDAALAEAGVQRGAVYLTNAVKHFKHEPRGKRRLHKTPEAGEVQACRWWLDQERRLVKPRLILAMGATAGLAVLGRKPSVMAERGALIETSDGARVLLTLHPAFVLRVPDPEARRRAHATLVEDLKMARREAGLA; encoded by the coding sequence ATGCGCACCATCAGCCTGGCGAACGAGACGGATTTTTCCGGATGGAAGGCGGCCGCGCGCCGGCTGCGCCTTGCGGGCGTCGAACCCGCCAGCGCGCGCTTTGTCACGGCCGGGTCGGTCCAGGGCGGGCTTTTCGACGCTGATGAGGGGCCGGGCGCGGTCGCCGTGGACGATGCCTTTGTCGTCCCTCGAACCTTCATGGAGACGGCAGGCGACCTAATCCTGCATCGCGCGCCGGACCGGTTCGACCTGATGTACCGTTTGCTGTGGCGGCTGCGGGACGAGCCCGATCTGATGCGGGTGGTCTCCGACCCTGATGTCGCCGCCGCGGCCGAGCGGGTGAAGAACGTGCGCCGCGCCAGCCACAAGATGAAGGCCTTCGTCCGTTTTCGCGAGACAAGGGATGCACAAGGCGACCTCTGGGTCGCCTGGTTCGAGCCGGCGCATCGCGTTCTGGAGAAGACCGCCCCCTTCTTCGCGCGACGCTACAGCACGATGCGGTGGAGCATTCTTACCCCTGACGGGACCGCCCACTGGGACGGCGAGGGGCTCGCCTTTGGCCCGCCGGGACGACAGGAGGAGGCGCCGCAGGACGACGAGGTCGAGGATTTCTGGCGCACCTACTACGCCTCGACCTTCAATCCGGCGCGTCTGCGCACGCGCATGATGCAGTCGGAGATGCCGAAGCAGTATTGGAAGAACCTCCCCGAGGCGTCTCTGATCCCCGAACTGGTGGCCTCGGCGGCGAGCCGCACCGAGGTCATGGTCTCCGAGCCTTCCTCCCTTCCCAATGAGAAGTTCCAGCGCCTGCGTCCGCCGACCGTAGATCGGACGTCGACCGATGAGCTTGTCGCTTTGGAACCGGCGGACCTGGAGCGAGGCGTGCAGAACTGCCGTCGCTGCCCCCTTTGGCGGGATGCGACCCAGGGTGTCTGCGGACAGGGACCGCGCGAGGCGCGTCTGATGATTGTCGGCGAGCAGCCGGGCGATCATGAAGACCTGGCGGGACAGCCCTTCGTCGGACCGGCAGGTCAGGTTCTCGACGCCGCCCTTGCTGAAGCGGGCGTCCAACGAGGAGCGGTCTACCTGACCAATGCGGTCAAGCACTTCAAGCATGAGCCGCGCGGCAAGCGTCGCCTGCACAAGACGCCCGAAGCGGGCGAGGTCCAGGCCTGCCGTTGGTGGCTGGACCAGGAGCGCAGGCTCGTCAAACCGCGGCTGATCCTCGCCATGGGGGCGACGGCGGGCCTGGCGGTCCTGGGACGAAAGCCCTCCGTCATGGCGGAGCGTGGCGCGCTGATTGAAACGTCGGACGGCGCGCGCGTCTTGCTGACGCTCCATCCCGCCTTTGTCTTGCGTGTGCCCGATCCTGAAGCCCGTCGCCGCGCCCATGCGACCCTCGTCGAAGACCTGAAGATGGCGAGGAGAGAAGCGGGGCTGGCTTGA
- a CDS encoding cbb3-type cytochrome c oxidase subunit I, with translation MTSETGFDVGKYDRFPTTEPRPEGELEQLEQAWCGPRSPWEWITATNNNIIGVYYVGAAMLFFVLAGVLALLMRTQLALPMTGFLPQETYNQIFTMHGTVMMFLFAVPAVEALGVLLLPQMLGARDLPFPRLGAYAFWAYLIGGLAFFCSLFFGLAPDGGWFMYPPLTSTTYSPGINADFWLLGIGFIEISAIAGAIEIIVGVLKTRAPGMTLDKLPIFAWAMLIFACMIIIAFPSIILATLLLELERALGWPFFDPLKGGDPMLWQHLFWFFGHPEVYIIFLPAAGAMSTIIPAMARTPLVGHPLAVMAMLATGFISFGVWAHHMFTTGMPQISINYFSAASMAVSVPAGIQVFAWIATMAAGRMRFSTPGLFATGGLVIFVMGGLSGVMVAMVPFDWQAHDSYFIVAHLHYVLIGGMVFPLFAAIYYWLPMSSARPLSERWGRWIFWLMFAGHNITFMPMHLTGLMGMPRRVYTYLPDRGWDLPNLVSTLGAFMFGLAVLLWVVDMVRNYRPFGPREAGNIHGGPGLEWLPSGFYSVRSIPVVKSLYPLWEQKGLAKDVAAGRYLLPGAARGERQTLVTSPLNAEPQYVLRIPRPSAWHVFGAVFTAGFFLILTIQAYAAAVVSGVLAIYCIMHWCWFLDAPHARKTTDIGASIRVPNYVSGPSSHGWWAMVIVLIVGGMVCLLAGFSYVFLWSRRPDLWQTPPAISSLMASVSLLVVAGLCAVAAPRAVRMARAGAVSAAAGLLVLACVAAIAAMFLEGRAWWASGLRPEASSQGASVYALLSWAGTFAAIGGLMGLYVMLRRLFGRLAAERPSTVDLISLFMAFTAAQAIGVILLVRLFPGGGA, from the coding sequence ATGACGTCGGAAACGGGCTTCGACGTCGGCAAGTACGATCGTTTTCCGACCACGGAGCCCAGACCCGAGGGCGAGCTGGAGCAGCTTGAGCAGGCCTGGTGCGGGCCGCGGTCGCCCTGGGAATGGATCACGGCGACCAACAACAACATCATCGGCGTCTACTATGTCGGCGCCGCCATGCTCTTCTTCGTGCTGGCGGGGGTGCTGGCCCTGCTGATGCGGACCCAGCTGGCCCTGCCGATGACCGGCTTCCTGCCTCAGGAGACCTACAACCAGATCTTCACCATGCACGGCACGGTGATGATGTTCCTGTTCGCCGTGCCGGCGGTCGAGGCCCTGGGGGTGCTGCTGTTGCCGCAGATGCTGGGGGCGCGAGACCTGCCGTTTCCGCGCCTGGGAGCCTACGCCTTCTGGGCCTATCTGATCGGCGGCCTGGCCTTCTTCTGCTCCCTCTTCTTCGGCCTGGCCCCGGACGGGGGCTGGTTCATGTATCCGCCCCTGACCAGCACGACCTATTCGCCGGGGATCAACGCCGACTTCTGGCTCCTGGGCATCGGCTTCATCGAGATCTCTGCCATAGCCGGGGCCATCGAGATCATCGTCGGGGTGCTGAAGACACGGGCGCCCGGCATGACCCTCGACAAGCTGCCGATCTTCGCCTGGGCCATGCTGATCTTCGCCTGCATGATCATCATCGCCTTCCCCTCCATCATTCTGGCCACCCTGCTGCTGGAGCTGGAAAGGGCGCTGGGCTGGCCCTTCTTCGATCCACTCAAGGGCGGCGATCCCATGCTGTGGCAGCACCTCTTCTGGTTCTTCGGCCACCCGGAGGTCTACATCATCTTCCTGCCTGCGGCGGGGGCCATGTCGACCATCATCCCGGCCATGGCGCGCACGCCGCTGGTCGGACACCCCCTGGCGGTCATGGCCATGCTGGCGACGGGCTTCATCAGCTTCGGCGTGTGGGCGCACCACATGTTCACCACCGGCATGCCGCAGATCTCGATCAATTATTTCAGCGCCGCCTCCATGGCCGTCAGCGTGCCGGCGGGCATCCAGGTCTTCGCCTGGATCGCCACCATGGCGGCGGGGAGGATGCGCTTCTCGACCCCGGGTCTTTTCGCCACGGGCGGGTTGGTAATCTTCGTCATGGGGGGACTGTCCGGCGTCATGGTGGCCATGGTCCCCTTCGACTGGCAGGCCCACGACAGCTATTTCATCGTCGCCCACCTGCATTACGTCCTGATCGGCGGGATGGTCTTCCCCCTGTTCGCGGCCATCTACTACTGGCTGCCCATGTCCAGCGCCCGGCCGTTGAGCGAGCGGTGGGGGCGTTGGATTTTCTGGCTGATGTTCGCCGGGCACAACATCACCTTCATGCCCATGCACCTGACGGGGCTGATGGGGATGCCGCGGCGGGTCTACACCTATCTGCCGGACCGCGGCTGGGACCTGCCCAACCTCGTCTCCACGCTCGGGGCCTTCATGTTCGGGCTGGCGGTGCTGCTGTGGGTCGTCGACATGGTCCGCAATTACCGACCCTTTGGCCCGCGCGAGGCCGGCAATATCCACGGCGGTCCCGGTCTGGAATGGCTGCCCAGCGGCTTCTATTCGGTGCGGTCGATCCCGGTGGTGAAGAGCCTCTATCCCTTGTGGGAACAGAAGGGGCTGGCCAAGGACGTGGCGGCGGGCCGCTACTTGCTGCCGGGGGCGGCCCGGGGCGAGCGCCAGACCCTGGTCACCAGCCCATTGAACGCCGAGCCGCAGTATGTGCTGCGGATCCCGAGGCCATCGGCCTGGCATGTTTTCGGGGCGGTCTTCACGGCGGGCTTCTTCCTGATCCTGACCATCCAGGCCTATGCGGCCGCCGTCGTCAGCGGGGTTCTGGCGATCTATTGCATCATGCACTGGTGCTGGTTCCTGGACGCGCCTCATGCCCGCAAGACGACCGACATCGGAGCGTCGATCCGCGTGCCCAACTATGTGTCAGGTCCGTCCAGCCACGGCTGGTGGGCCATGGTGATCGTCCTGATCGTCGGCGGCATGGTCTGCCTGCTGGCCGGCTTCTCCTATGTCTTCCTGTGGAGCCGACGGCCGGACCTGTGGCAGACCCCGCCGGCCATCAGTTCGCTCATGGCGTCGGTCAGCCTGCTGGTCGTGGCCGGGCTTTGCGCCGTCGCGGCGCCGCGGGCCGTGCGAATGGCGCGCGCGGGGGCGGTTTCGGCTGCAGCGGGCCTGCTGGTGCTGGCCTGCGTGGCGGCGATCGCGGCGATGTTCCTGGAGGGCAGGGCGTGGTGGGCGAGCGGCCTGCGGCCGGAGGCTTCCAGCCAGGGTGCGTCGGTCTACGCCCTGTTGAGCTGGGCCGGGACCTTCGCGGCCATTGGCGGCTTGATGGGCCTCTACGTCATGCTGAGGCGCCTGTTCGGCCGCCTGGCGGCTGAACGCCCTTCGACGGTGGACCTGATCAGCCTCTTCATGGCCTTCACAGCAGCCCAGGCGATCGGCGTCATCCTCCTGGTCCGCCTCTTCCCGGGCGGCGGGGCATGA
- a CDS encoding putative DNA modification/repair radical SAM protein, which translates to MARIELRRKLSILSDAAKYDASCASSGAPKRNSLDGKGVGSTEGMGICHAYTPDGRCVSLLKILLTNFCIYDCVYCINRSSSNVERARFTVEEVVDLTLAFYKRNYIEGLFLSSGVVRSGDYTMEQLVEVARRLREDHDFRGYIHLKLIPEADERLVALAGRYADRLSANIELPRDEALGRLAPEKDARLIRKTMGQVRLRLEAARPEKRDRVRPPAFAPAGQSTQLIVGADGAPDTEILDRSASLYGGYGLRRVYYSAFSPIPDSSSILPLSKPPLMREHRLYQADWLMRFYGFTAPEIGEGASDGMLDLAVDPKLAWALKRRDVFPTDVNQASREDLLRVPGLGVKAVDRILSVRRYRTLRLEDVARLTRSIDKVRPWIVALDWTPGGLTDAADLRARLAPRRAPEQLSLF; encoded by the coding sequence ATGGCGCGTATCGAACTTCGACGAAAGCTCTCCATCCTGTCCGATGCGGCCAAGTATGACGCCTCGTGCGCGTCGTCCGGCGCCCCCAAACGCAACTCCCTCGACGGCAAGGGGGTGGGTTCGACCGAGGGCATGGGAATCTGCCACGCCTATACGCCGGACGGGCGCTGCGTCAGCCTGCTGAAGATACTGCTGACCAACTTCTGCATCTACGACTGCGTCTACTGCATCAATCGGTCGTCTTCGAACGTCGAACGGGCGCGGTTCACGGTCGAGGAGGTCGTCGACCTGACGCTGGCCTTCTACAAGCGCAACTATATCGAGGGGCTGTTTCTCTCGTCCGGCGTCGTCCGCTCGGGCGACTATACGATGGAGCAGCTGGTCGAGGTCGCGCGTCGCCTGCGCGAGGACCATGATTTTCGAGGCTATATCCACCTCAAGCTGATCCCGGAGGCGGACGAACGACTGGTGGCGCTGGCGGGCCGTTACGCCGACCGTCTGTCGGCCAATATCGAGCTGCCGCGCGACGAGGCCCTGGGGCGCCTGGCGCCCGAAAAGGACGCCCGCCTGATCCGCAAGACCATGGGACAGGTAAGGCTGAGGCTGGAAGCGGCCAGGCCCGAGAAGAGGGACCGGGTCCGTCCGCCGGCTTTTGCGCCGGCGGGCCAGTCGACCCAGCTGATCGTGGGGGCGGACGGGGCGCCGGACACGGAAATCCTGGACCGCAGCGCCTCTCTCTATGGCGGCTACGGCCTGCGCCGGGTCTATTATTCGGCCTTCAGCCCCATTCCCGACAGCTCCAGCATCCTGCCGCTGTCGAAACCCCCGCTCATGCGCGAGCATCGCCTCTATCAGGCCGACTGGCTGATGCGCTTCTACGGCTTCACCGCGCCCGAGATCGGGGAGGGGGCGTCGGACGGCATGCTGGACCTGGCGGTCGATCCCAAGCTGGCCTGGGCGTTGAAGCGGCGCGACGTCTTTCCGACGGACGTCAATCAGGCCTCGCGCGAAGATCTGTTGCGCGTGCCGGGGCTGGGGGTGAAGGCGGTGGATCGCATCCTGTCGGTCCGCCGCTATCGCACCCTGCGCCTGGAGGACGTGGCGCGTCTGACGCGTTCCATAGACAAGGTGCGCCCCTGGATCGTCGCCCTGGACTGGACGCCCGGAGGATTGACGGACGCCGCTGACCTTCGCGCCCGGCTGGCCCCCAGGCGCGCGCCGGAACAGCTGAGCCTGTTCTGA